A single genomic interval of Lathyrus oleraceus cultivar Zhongwan6 chromosome 7, CAAS_Psat_ZW6_1.0, whole genome shotgun sequence harbors:
- the LOC127106231 gene encoding protein NRT1/ PTR FAMILY 5.6, which translates to MKKNNHDDDEIKFVHDSSLDYHGKIPLRSSTGSWKASFFIIAIEFSERLSYFGIATNLGMYLAKVLHQDLTTAIKNVNYWAGVTTLMPLFGGFFADSYLGRYTTVIGSCIIYLMGLVLLTLSWFLPSLKPCAHTSTCTKPRKIHEVFFFLAIYLISIGTGGHKPALESFGADQFDDDHIKERRQKMSFFNWWNCGLCSGLILGVTVIGYVQDHVSWGAADVILLGVMAFSLVIFVIGRKVYRYRMPNGSVLAPMFQVIVAAISKRKLPYPSSPSELYEVSKAEDNNGRFLVHTKKLKFFDKAAIIENEGNLAKEQSPWRIATVTKVEEMKLMINMIPIWIFTLPFGMCAAQTQTFFLKQGQIMDRKLGHNFEFPPSSIFTISAIGMIISVALYDRFLVPVLRKITGNERGITILQRIGFGMVFSIITMIVAALVEKKRLKIVETNPSKGSLSMSVFWLAPQFLIIGFADGFTLVGLQEYFYDQVPDSMRSFGIGLYLSVIGAANFLCGLLITIVTHVTIKNGKSWFGENLNTSRLDKFYWLLGGITTLNMFVFVFFARKYSYKTVQNVAVGDCYEGKSDHGGKEERVV; encoded by the exons ATGAAGAAGAacaatcatgatgatgatgagatCAAATTTGTTCATGATTCTTCTTTGGATTATCATGGAAAAATTCCTCTTCGATCTTCAACTGGTTCATGGAAAGCCTCTTTTTTCATTATTG CAATTGAATTTAGTGAGAGGTTGAGCTACTTTGGAATAGCAACTAATTTGGGGATGTATTTGGCAAAAGTTTTGCATCAAGATCTTACAACAGCAATTAAGAATGTGAATTACTGGGCTGGAGTTACTACTTTGATGCCACTTTTTGGTGGATTCTTTGCTGATTCATACTTGGGACGATACACTACTGTCATTGGATCATGCATTATTTATCTCATG GGTTTGGTCCTACTTACTCTATCATGGTTCTTACCAAGTTTAAAGCCATGTGCCCACACAAGCACATGCACCAAACCAAGAAAGATTCATGAGGTCTTCTTCTTCCTAGCCATATACCTAATCTCAATAGGAACAGGAGGACACAAACCAGCTTTAGAGAGTTTTGGAGCTGATCAATTTGATGATGATCACATCAAAGAAAGAAGACAAAAAATGTCATTTTTCAATTGGTGGAACTGTGGACTATGTAGTGGACTTATTCTTGGAGTAACTGTTATTGGTTATGTACAAGATCATGTCAGTTGGGGTGCTGCTGATGTTATTCTCCTAGGTGTTATGGCTTTTTCATTGGTTATTTTTGTGATTGGAAGGAAAGTCTATCGTTATAGGATGCCAAATGGAAGTGTTTTGGCTCCAATGTTTCAAGTTATTGTTGCGGCAATTTCTAAAAGAAAGCTTCCTTATCCTTCTAGTCCAAGTGAGTTGTATGAAGTCTCAAAAGCTGAGGACAATAATGGAAGATTTTTGGTTCATACCAAGAAACTCAA ATTTTTTGACAAGGCAGCAATAATTGAAAATGAAGGAAATTTAGCAAAGGAACAAAGTCCATGGAGAATTGCAACAGTCACAAAAGTTGAAGAAATGAAGCTTATGATCAACATGATTCCAATTTGGATATTCACTTTACCATTTGGAATGTGTGCTGCACAAACACAAACTTTCTTCCTCAAACAAGGTCAAATAATGGATAGAAAACTAGGACATAATTTCGAGTTTCCACCCTCATCAATCTTCACTATTTCCGCAATCGGTATGATAATCTCCGTCGCCTTATACGACAGATTCCTCGTGCCGGTCCTAAGAAAAATAACCGGTAACGAACGAGGTATCACCATTCTTCAAAGAATCGGTTTCGGAATGGTTTTCTCAATCATAACAATGATAGTAGCCGCATTGGTAGAGAAAAAAAGACTTAAAATCGTCGAGACGAATCCATCAAAAGGCTCACTTTCAATGAGTGTCTTCTGGCTCGCACCACAATTTCTAATAATAGGTTTCGCCGACGGATTCACGCTCGTCGGTTTACAAGAGTACTTCTATGATCAAGTCCCCGATTCAATGAGAAGCTTTGGAATTGGACTTTACTTAAGTGTTATTGGAGCTGCAAATTTTCTATGTGGTTTGTTGATAACAATTGTGACTCATGTGACAATAAAAAATGGGAAAAGTTGGTTTGGTGAAAATTTGAACACTAGTAGGTTGGATAAATTTTATTGGCTACTTGGAGGGATAACTACATTGAAcatgtttgtgtttgtgttcTTTGCTAGAAAGTATAGTTATAAGACAGTGCAAAATGTTGCTGTGGGGGATTGTTATGAGGGGAAGAGTGATCATGGTGGAAAAGAGGAAAGAGTGGTTTGA